In Verrucomicrobiia bacterium, a single genomic region encodes these proteins:
- a CDS encoding response regulator transcription factor, which translates to MNKAKSRIKVLLVDDHPVVRRGLAACLSRQEQIELVGEAADGREALEKARALQPDVVVTDVEMPVMNGADLTVALARDVPAARVLVLSIYRAPGHVLRMVQAGAAGYMFKESPVEELVRGIEQVAKGEPFFSENVAQIALNQVVRGQMSGEQSLTVREREVLIRIAEGLSNKEIADVLGLGVRTVETHRERAMRKLNIHSVAGLTKYALAQGWVTLNDGMKLGV; encoded by the coding sequence ATGAACAAAGCAAAGTCGCGGATCAAGGTATTGCTCGTGGACGACCATCCGGTCGTGCGGCGTGGGTTGGCTGCCTGCTTGAGCCGGCAGGAACAAATCGAGCTGGTGGGTGAAGCCGCCGACGGTCGGGAGGCGCTGGAAAAAGCCCGCGCCCTTCAGCCCGACGTGGTGGTTACCGATGTGGAAATGCCCGTGATGAACGGGGCCGACCTCACCGTGGCGCTGGCGCGCGACGTGCCCGCCGCCCGCGTGCTCGTGCTCTCCATCTACCGCGCGCCCGGCCACGTGCTGCGCATGGTGCAGGCGGGCGCGGCCGGCTACATGTTCAAGGAATCGCCCGTGGAAGAACTCGTGCGCGGCATCGAACAGGTGGCCAAGGGCGAGCCGTTCTTCAGCGAAAACGTGGCGCAGATCGCCTTGAACCAGGTCGTGCGCGGCCAGATGTCCGGCGAACAATCACTCACGGTGCGCGAACGGGAGGTGCTCATCCGGATTGCCGAGGGCCTGAGCAACAAGGAAATCGCCGACGTGCTGGGCCTCGGTGTGCGCACCGTGGAAACGCACCGCGAACGTGCGATGCGCAAGCTGAACATCCACAGCGTGGCGGGGCTGACCAAGTATGCCCTGGCCCAGGGCTGGGTGACGTTGAACGACGGCATGAAGCTGGGCGTATAG
- a CDS encoding rhodanese-like domain-containing protein, translated as MKTPLLALLFSAPLLLSAQNSVVNTNIDMPGFLKLAHEAAQHRESRRVSEAEFIRMSREPDTLVLDARSHAMFELLHVKGAVNLSFPDINVNSLARLIPDKGRRILIYCNNNFLNAPRAFATKSPAASLNLSTYVALYTYGYTNVYELGPLLDVNATRIKLESTSRKAASP; from the coding sequence ATGAAAACGCCCCTGCTCGCCCTGCTGTTCAGCGCGCCGCTGCTGCTCTCCGCACAAAATTCCGTCGTCAACACGAACATCGACATGCCCGGCTTTTTGAAGCTCGCACATGAGGCGGCGCAACATCGCGAAAGCCGGCGCGTTTCGGAGGCGGAATTCATCCGGATGAGCCGGGAACCGGACACGCTGGTGCTCGACGCACGCAGTCACGCGATGTTTGAGTTGCTGCACGTCAAGGGCGCGGTGAACCTGAGTTTCCCCGACATCAACGTCAACAGCCTGGCCCGGCTCATTCCCGACAAGGGACGGCGCATTCTCATTTACTGCAACAACAACTTCCTCAATGCGCCGCGGGCGTTCGCGACCAAAAGCCCGGCGGCCTCGCTCAATCTCTCGACCTATGTGGCGCTTTACACCTACGGCTACACCAACGTGTATGAACTGGGTCCGCTGCTGGACGTGAATGCCACCCGGATCAAACTGGAATCCACGTCCCGGAAAGCTGCCAGCCCGTAA
- a CDS encoding Ig-like domain-containing protein, with amino-acid sequence MNANRTLGTCLAAGLLVFSTLAARAVSYSLQGQSRGSTTWTTSNLQNWRELDYIPCRLLISGSAVNNQSVTITFPHLTGTTPGFQDLRNFSTSTNVTFVSGPTLSAPEGQDWSYTFVINYAGGTGFVSFDARLAAGAHLNTGSSLMLSGSPNSMGNLQVHKPAPGPGAPNLALTKIGPATAAAGDIITYTLTYTNTATTTNIAVGSQISDVLPPQLVPVIASLNGGEVAGNTVFWDVGDVGPGMGGVVTFQAQISTNISFGQAITNYAQVLSSEDDASYMDNSSRWVTVLSINRPPVAGDDAYSVPEDGSLAVSAPGVLANDTDADGNQLSATLVTGPSHGTLAFNADGSFTYLPETNYNGPDSFAYKATDGLADSAVATVSITVTPVNDAPVADNQSVTTPEDTAKAITLSGSDLDGDSLSFTVSTQPAHGTLSGTAPNLTYTPAANYNGPDSFTFLANDGQTNSAVATVSITVTPVNDPPNTNNWAGGDYTINEDSVLTVAAPGVLAGVVDGDADNLSAAVATSVVHGSLSLNPNGSFTYQPATNYNGADSFTFTISDGQTNVGPLTVNITVVPVNDAPSFVKGADRLLPENAPAQSIAGWASNISAGPANEADQVVTFQVSSDNQALFAVQPALSANGTLTFTPAAGAFGTANVSVVARDNGGTANGGVDTSAPQTFAITLNAPPTVSITSPTNGATFIGPVDFTLLANAADADGTVAQVELFVGTNRVAQITNGGPYFTVLTNVPPGTYQLSARATDDRGAVGVSTTNRVTVLEHPPIVTVAGIHLNPRTSLYEQTIRVLNPTYNAYPAVRVFVGNLAPEVRLFNISGVLNGVPYVQSNFPVPAGGYVDIIVQYYSTGGVLPNPTLFAEIVPVEEGGGAVAVGGVAQPIRTGKMLPNGTFQLEFGTQSNRVYAVQYSSDLKTWGTTPNAVAGNGSWYVWIDNGQPNTPSLPKDAKARFYRVLLMP; translated from the coding sequence ATGAATGCAAACCGCACCCTGGGCACCTGCCTCGCGGCCGGGCTGTTGGTTTTCTCCACGCTCGCCGCCCGCGCCGTGTCCTACTCCTTGCAAGGACAGTCGCGCGGCAGCACCACATGGACCACCAGCAATTTGCAGAATTGGCGCGAACTTGATTACATTCCCTGCCGGCTCTTGATATCTGGTTCTGCAGTCAACAACCAAAGCGTAACGATTACTTTTCCGCACCTCACCGGCACCACACCGGGTTTTCAGGATCTCCGCAATTTTTCGACTTCGACGAATGTGACCTTCGTTTCCGGTCCGACGTTGTCGGCTCCTGAGGGGCAGGATTGGTCCTATACATTTGTCATCAACTATGCCGGCGGGACGGGCTTCGTCAGCTTCGATGCCCGGCTGGCGGCCGGCGCCCACTTGAACACGGGCAGTTCACTCATGCTCAGTGGCTCCCCAAACTCGATGGGGAACCTGCAAGTTCATAAACCGGCACCCGGGCCTGGCGCACCAAACCTTGCCTTGACCAAGATCGGTCCGGCCACGGCGGCGGCCGGCGACATCATCACTTACACCTTGACCTATACCAACACGGCGACGACCACGAACATCGCGGTGGGTTCGCAAATCAGCGATGTTCTGCCTCCGCAGCTCGTCCCCGTGATTGCGTCACTCAATGGGGGTGAAGTCGCCGGGAACACGGTGTTTTGGGATGTGGGCGATGTCGGTCCAGGGATGGGCGGTGTGGTGACGTTCCAGGCGCAGATTTCGACCAACATTTCATTTGGGCAGGCCATCACCAATTACGCCCAGGTGTTGAGTTCGGAAGATGATGCCTCTTACATGGACAACTCCTCCCGCTGGGTGACAGTGTTGAGCATTAACCGCCCGCCCGTGGCCGGCGACGATGCCTATTCCGTGCCGGAGGATGGTTCGCTCGCCGTGTCCGCGCCCGGCGTGTTGGCGAATGACACGGACGCGGATGGCAATCAACTTTCCGCCACCCTCGTTACCGGCCCCAGTCATGGAACGCTTGCCTTCAATGCCGACGGAAGCTTCACCTACTTGCCAGAGACCAATTACAACGGCCCGGACAGCTTTGCTTACAAGGCCACTGATGGCTTAGCCGACAGCGCCGTGGCGACCGTGAGCATCACGGTGACGCCGGTGAATGACGCACCGGTGGCGGACAACCAGAGTGTGACGACGCCGGAAGACACGGCGAAGGCGATCACGTTGAGTGGTTCCGATCTGGACGGCGACAGTCTGAGCTTCACGGTGTCGACGCAGCCGGCGCACGGCACCTTGAGCGGCACCGCTCCGAATCTGACCTACACCCCGGCGGCGAACTACAACGGTCCGGACAGCTTCACGTTCCTGGCGAACGACGGGCAGACGAACAGCGCCGTGGCGACCGTGAGCATCACGGTGACGCCGGTGAATGATCCGCCGAACACCAACAATTGGGCGGGCGGGGACTACACCATCAACGAAGATTCTGTGTTGACGGTGGCCGCGCCGGGCGTTCTGGCCGGGGTGGTGGATGGGGACGCGGACAATTTGAGCGCGGCGGTGGCGACTTCGGTTGTGCACGGAAGCCTGAGTTTGAATCCGAATGGGTCGTTCACGTATCAGCCGGCGACGAATTACAATGGCGCGGACAGCTTTACATTCACGATTTCCGACGGCCAGACCAACGTGGGGCCGTTGACCGTCAACATCACGGTGGTGCCGGTGAATGACGCCCCGTCGTTTGTGAAGGGCGCAGATCGACTTCTGCCGGAAAACGCGCCGGCCCAAAGCATCGCGGGCTGGGCCTCTAACATCAGCGCCGGTCCGGCCAATGAAGCGGATCAGGTGGTGACTTTCCAGGTGAGCAGCGACAACCAGGCGTTGTTTGCGGTGCAACCCGCCCTAAGCGCCAATGGCACGCTGACCTTCACGCCGGCGGCTGGTGCTTTCGGCACCGCGAACGTGTCGGTGGTGGCGCGTGACAATGGCGGCACTGCGAACGGCGGTGTGGACACTTCGGCGCCGCAGACGTTTGCCATCACTCTCAACGCGCCGCCCACGGTGAGCATCACGAGCCCCACGAATGGTGCCACGTTTATTGGTCCCGTGGACTTCACGCTGCTGGCCAACGCGGCCGATGCGGATGGCACGGTGGCCCAGGTGGAATTGTTCGTCGGCACCAACCGCGTCGCGCAAATCACCAACGGCGGGCCGTATTTCACGGTGCTGACCAACGTGCCGCCGGGCACCTACCAGTTGAGCGCGCGGGCCACGGACGACCGGGGGGCGGTGGGCGTCTCGACCACGAACAGGGTGACAGTGCTGGAGCATCCGCCGATCGTGACCGTGGCGGGGATTCATTTGAATCCGCGCACGAGCCTGTATGAGCAAACCATCCGGGTGCTCAACCCAACCTACAATGCCTATCCGGCGGTGCGGGTGTTCGTCGGCAATCTCGCGCCCGAAGTGCGGTTGTTCAACATCTCAGGCGTGCTGAACGGCGTGCCTTACGTGCAGTCGAATTTCCCCGTGCCGGCGGGCGGTTACGTGGACATCATCGTGCAGTATTATTCCACGGGCGGCGTGCTGCCGAACCCCACGTTGTTTGCGGAGATCGTGCCGGTGGAGGAAGGCGGCGGGGCGGTGGCTGTGGGCGGTGTGGCGCAGCCCATCCGCACCGGAAAGATGCTGCCCAACGGCACCTTTCAACTGGAATTCGGCACCCAGTCAAATCGGGTCTATGCCGTGCAATACAGCAGCGACCTGAAGACGTGGGGCACCACGCCAAACGCCGTCGCCGGCAACGGCTCGTGGTATGTCTGGATTGACAATGGCCAGCCCAACACGCCCAGTCTGCCCAAGGATGCCAAAGCGCGCTTCTACCGGGTTCTGTTGATGCCGTAA